Proteins from a single region of Chryseobacterium sp. W4I1:
- a CDS encoding GAF domain-containing protein: protein MNFVECHEEPIHIPGYIQSFGYLIGLDDATESITFFSRNIPDIFSIENAEQLFDRKIVDFPDIFGPVMESDLYMSLSDFTKRENETHFDKIFISGKEYHFSVFRSGKHIFLEFEAVLKNPNKRISNKYDNFYVIDNEYELWEQLLNTLSKIVNYDRLMVYKFMMDGSGKVIAEKRSDTMESYLGLHYPESDIPRQARELYLKKRKRIFSNVNAETVPILSKTEENIDLTFTGSRGMSPIHGQYIKNSGASSSFSVSIIIDDHLWGLVTCQNSEPKHIDLEDRVQAGIFTVLASNAYSSFKSKNALNYQLELNEKSSQLKSEFLKHNHLFDSLADNKGKIRKLPEADGLAIIGEENTVTVGVVPGHETIDAIAQWALNNTTESMFVSRSFLKDYGQELGLDENAAGIYHLFYRKKQEGNADLVPEGI, encoded by the coding sequence ATGAATTTTGTAGAGTGTCATGAAGAGCCCATCCATATTCCAGGGTATATACAAAGTTTTGGATATCTGATTGGCCTTGACGACGCAACTGAATCCATTACATTTTTCAGCAGGAATATTCCGGATATATTTAGCATCGAAAATGCGGAACAGCTTTTTGACAGAAAGATCGTGGATTTTCCTGATATTTTTGGACCTGTGATGGAATCCGATCTTTATATGTCACTGTCTGATTTTACAAAAAGGGAAAATGAAACCCATTTTGATAAAATATTCATTAGCGGGAAAGAGTATCATTTTTCTGTTTTCAGAAGTGGTAAACATATTTTCCTTGAATTTGAAGCCGTACTGAAAAATCCGAATAAAAGGATATCCAATAAATATGACAATTTCTATGTCATAGACAATGAGTATGAACTTTGGGAGCAGTTACTGAATACCTTATCCAAAATTGTAAACTATGACCGGTTAATGGTTTATAAATTTATGATGGACGGCTCGGGTAAGGTAATTGCAGAAAAAAGGAGTGATACTATGGAAAGCTATCTGGGGCTTCATTATCCGGAATCTGATATTCCCAGACAGGCACGCGAACTTTATCTGAAAAAGAGAAAGAGAATATTCAGCAACGTGAATGCAGAGACGGTACCTATTTTGAGCAAAACTGAGGAAAATATTGATCTTACTTTTACAGGTTCCCGCGGGATGTCGCCTATACATGGGCAGTATATCAAAAATTCCGGAGCTTCTTCCAGTTTCAGTGTTTCTATTATTATTGACGATCATCTCTGGGGTCTGGTTACGTGCCAGAATTCGGAGCCTAAACATATTGATCTTGAAGACAGAGTACAGGCAGGGATTTTTACAGTCCTGGCTTCTAATGCCTATTCATCATTTAAATCTAAGAACGCACTAAATTACCAGCTGGAGCTGAATGAGAAATCTTCCCAGTTGAAATCCGAGTTTTTAAAACATAATCATCTTTTTGATTCTCTTGCGGACAATAAAGGAAAAATCAGAAAACTGCCTGAAGCAGACGGTCTTGCTATTATAGGAGAGGAAAATACTGTGACTGTAGGGGTTGTTCCGGGGCATGAGACTATCGACGCAATTGCTCAGTGGGCACTGAATAATACAACAGAAAGTATGTTTGTAAGCCGAAGTTTTCTGAAAGATTACGGGCAGGAGCTGGGTCTGGATGAAAATGCCGCTGGAATTTATCATTTATTTTATAGAAAGAAGCAAGAAGGAAATGCTGATCTGGTTCCGGAAGGAATTTGA